One Esox lucius isolate fEsoLuc1 chromosome 1, fEsoLuc1.pri, whole genome shotgun sequence genomic region harbors:
- the egln2 gene encoding egl nine homolog 1, whose product MENLEHTDLLNPGSSHRHHSFSASHERGANGEHASGTAELHSYKTNMGLNGYCMGTAPVGSATAAELLAGLASKTSSPSITVLKEPSKTGLPFLNGEIVASSATIEGSHGVVRSQTPNCYPAQVKGVTEALTGLDEPLGSRAGLGENGDRTPHEKCAILIKRTNGDMRFRQLQHQKRRGGENRDVVSGTPGGCGGSPGPGLGSLSVMASGPGELLHSDCKRRRVVESDVYKAETSRPVTLLAANSDHSNHNPCTAPHPSTPTPHSSKLHPNRPIGRVAGLLGLAAVPGQTSPVEANSIPSLLVPPGEGWSAERMARQYIVPCMKSHGICVKDNFLGPRLGEAVLGEVETLNCSGKFRGGQLVSQRSIPSRNIRGDLIAWVEGHEPGCDSISKLMSRIDEAVMYSAANGRLGNCVINGRTKAMVACYPGKGTGYVRHVDNPNGDGRCITCIYYLNRNWNAQVHGGMLQIYPEGKNVVANIEPLFDRLLIFWSDRRNPHEVKPAFATRYAITVWYFDAKERAEAKEKYRLATGQKGVQVPVTQSS is encoded by the exons ATGGAGAACTTGGAACACACGGACCTTTTAAATCCAGGCTCTTCCCACAGGCACCACAGTTTTTCAGCCTCGCACGAGAGAGGGGCAAACGGTGAACACGCATCGGGAACTGCCGAGCTTCACTCTTACAAGACCAATATGGGACTAAACGGATACTGCATGGGCACGGCGCCGGTAGGGAGCGCCACGGCTGCGGAGTTACTAGCGGGTCTGGCTTCCAAAACCAGCTCTCCCAGTATCACGGTTTTGAAAGAACCTTCAAAGACCGGGCTGCCGTTCCTTAACGGTGAGATCGTGGCGTCATCTGCTACTATTGAGGGCAGCCACGGTGTGGTCAGGTCGCAAACTCCCAACTGTTACCCCGCGCAGGTGAAGGGGGTTACAGAGGCACTGACTGGCCTGGATGAACCCCTCGGCAGCAGAGCAGGCCTCGGAGAGAACGGGGACAGAACACCACACGAGAAATGCGCCATTCTGATTAAGAGAACCAATGGTGACATGCGGTTCAGACAGCTGCAGCATCAGAAACGGAGAGGCGGTGAGAACCGGGATGTTGTGTCGGGGACGCCAGGTGGGTGTGGTGGGTCACCAGGCCCTGGATTAGGATCTCTAAGCGTGATGGCCAGCGGACCAGGCGAATTGCTGCACTCAGACTGTAAACGGAGACGTGTGGTGGAGAGCGACGTTTACAAAGCGGAGACCTCCAGGCCGGTCACTTTGCTGGCTGCTAACAGTGATCATAGCAACCACAACCCCTGCACCGCCCCTCACCCCTCGACACCCACCCCTCACAGCAGCAAGCTGCACCCGAACAGGCCCATTGGACGCGTGGCCGGGCTGTTGGGCCTCGCGGCGGTACCGGGCCAGACGTCCCCAGTGGAGGCCAACAGCATCCCATCTCTTCTGGTGCCGCCGGGGGAAGGCTGGTCGGCTGAGCGTATGGCCCGGCAGTACATAGTGCCCTGCATGAAGTCCCATGGAATCTGTGTCAAGGACAACTTCCTGGGGCCGCGGCTGGGTGAGGCGGTCCTGGGCGAGGTGGAGACACTAAACTGCAGTGGTAAGTTCCGGGGCGGTCAGCTGGTCAGTCAGAGGAGCATCCCCTCGAGAAATATCCGCGGTGACCTGATCGCCTGGGTGGAGGGCCACGAGCCGGGCTGCGACAGCATCTCCAAGCTGATGAGCCGCATCGACGAGGCCGTGATGTACAGCGCCGCCAACGGGCGTCTGGGCAACTGCGTCATCAATGGGCGCACCAAG GCTATGGTGGCCTGTTACCCAGGGAAAGGCACAGGATATGTCCGTCATGTGGACAACCCAAACGGGGACGGGCGATGCATCACCTGCATCTACTATCTCAACAGGAACTGGAATGCCCAG GTTCATGGAGGTATGCTGCAAATCTATCCAGAGGGGAAGAACGTAGTGGCCAACATCGAACCATTGTTTGACCGTCTGCTCATCTTCTGGTCTGACCGTAGGAACCCACACGAGGTCAAGCCGGCCTTTGCTACACG CTACGCCATTACCGTCTGGTACTTTGATGCCAAGGAGCGAGCCGAGGCCAAGGAGAAGTACCGATTGG CTACCGGACAGAAAGGTGTGCAAGTGCCTGTCACTCAAAGCAGTTAG